In one window of Tachypleus tridentatus isolate NWPU-2018 chromosome 2, ASM421037v1, whole genome shotgun sequence DNA:
- the LOC143245507 gene encoding signal peptide, CUB and EGF-like domain-containing protein 2: MREKKPQKELYVLAENLACTRGYRRDADRCFLDPCPPGHYDNGFQTNCLSCPGGTYMAHFASDACIPCPGDEITDEEGADNKDL; the protein is encoded by the exons ATGAGGGAAAAAAAACCTCagaaagaat TGTATGTTCTAGCAGAGAACCTGGCTTGCACTCGAGGATACCGAAGAGATGCTGataggtgtt ttttagatccatgtcctcctggtcactatgacaatggattccAAACTAACTGCCTGTCGTGCCCAGGAGGGACTTATATGGCACATTTTGCCTCTGACGCCTGTATACCTTGTCCTGGAGATGAAATTACTGAcgaagaaggagctgataataaagatctttga